The following proteins are co-located in the Dyadobacter chenwenxiniae genome:
- a CDS encoding TonB-dependent receptor — protein MQKIYISFLLMLFAATAIAQNGRITGQILSSDGLPAEQVSVGIKGSSKGTVSDAAGKFTIERVKPGSYSLLVSFVGLETQEKPVEVIAGETANVSFTLSESANQLSEVIVKSGNPYKSDQVSSSLKLLTPILETPQNVQIVTSKVLADQQIISMSDGLIRNVSGATRLEHWGDMYANITMRGSQIQAFRNGFNVVSSFWGPLTEDMSFVDHIEFVKGPAGFMLANGDPSGLYNVVTKKPTGETKGEISLTMGSFDFYRATLDLDGKLDKSGKLLYRLNLAGQNKNSHRAYEYNNRYSVAPVISYQIDDKTKLTAEYTMQYAKMSDVGSFYVFTTDGYATLPRNFTAMPPGLDPTKIKDQSLFVNLQHQINSDWKLTAQVGYFNYQQKGSSMWPDSISADARQVRSVGIWDAKSEMTLAQTFINGSVTTGGVQHRILGGIDIGTKNYFADWVQSHALDTLGGLFDPRNPYYSTPNNGYPVWDRTLNLEARAVNGGGTMDQKYTGIYLQDELGFIDNKIRLTLAGRYTHVSQSAWGGSPDKASHFTPRVGLSISVDKNTSVYALYDEAFLPQSGKLRGGGTAKPITGSNRELGVKRDWADGRWNTTISVYRIVKNNEITADPLSGPTSGLSVVLGQKRAHGVEFDIRGTIAKGLNLTANYAYTNSEVTKVTEGVQSIQVGDVIPGFAKHTVNSWISYKIQQGALKGAGLSGGFTYLLDRATSNWSATNSKVNLPNYFKLDGGLFWEKDKIRLTLNVFNVLDEYLYSGGYYDSLSAYYTQSEAPRNYRLGLAYKF, from the coding sequence ATGCAGAAAATCTATATCTCCTTCCTGCTCATGCTTTTTGCAGCGACCGCAATTGCTCAAAACGGCAGAATAACTGGCCAGATCCTCAGCTCAGATGGCTTACCAGCAGAACAGGTCTCCGTCGGCATCAAAGGAAGCTCGAAAGGAACCGTGTCGGACGCTGCCGGAAAATTCACCATTGAAAGAGTCAAACCAGGCTCCTACTCGTTACTTGTAAGCTTCGTTGGACTGGAAACACAGGAAAAACCGGTAGAAGTGATCGCTGGCGAAACTGCGAATGTTTCTTTCACGCTTTCAGAAAGTGCCAACCAGTTGTCGGAAGTAATTGTAAAAAGCGGAAACCCATACAAATCCGACCAGGTTTCTTCAAGTCTGAAATTGCTTACGCCTATTTTGGAAACACCTCAAAATGTGCAGATTGTAACCTCCAAAGTGCTGGCAGACCAACAGATCATCAGCATGAGCGACGGCTTGATCCGCAATGTGAGCGGCGCGACACGCCTGGAACACTGGGGTGATATGTATGCCAACATTACCATGAGGGGCTCACAAATTCAGGCATTCCGCAATGGATTCAATGTTGTGAGCTCGTTCTGGGGTCCGCTTACGGAGGACATGAGCTTTGTGGACCATATAGAATTCGTAAAAGGCCCCGCTGGTTTCATGTTGGCCAATGGCGATCCGAGCGGTCTTTATAATGTAGTTACCAAAAAACCTACGGGTGAAACCAAGGGCGAAATATCCCTGACAATGGGCAGCTTCGACTTTTACCGGGCAACATTGGACCTGGACGGAAAACTCGACAAAAGCGGCAAGCTGCTTTACCGCCTGAACCTGGCAGGTCAGAATAAGAATTCGCACCGTGCATACGAATATAATAACCGGTATAGTGTCGCTCCCGTCATTTCTTACCAGATCGATGATAAGACGAAACTGACGGCGGAATACACCATGCAGTACGCAAAAATGTCCGACGTAGGTTCTTTCTATGTGTTCACGACGGACGGCTACGCAACATTGCCTCGAAATTTTACGGCAATGCCCCCGGGACTTGATCCGACGAAAATTAAAGATCAGAGCCTTTTTGTAAACCTGCAACACCAGATCAACAGTGACTGGAAGCTGACGGCCCAAGTTGGTTATTTCAACTATCAGCAAAAAGGGTCCAGCATGTGGCCGGATTCCATCAGCGCGGATGCAAGACAAGTTCGAAGCGTGGGAATATGGGATGCAAAAAGCGAAATGACACTTGCGCAGACCTTTATCAATGGCTCCGTAACAACCGGCGGCGTGCAGCACAGAATTTTGGGCGGCATTGACATTGGAACAAAAAATTACTTCGCCGACTGGGTGCAATCGCATGCATTGGATACTCTAGGCGGTCTGTTTGACCCGCGCAACCCTTATTATTCAACCCCAAATAACGGATATCCCGTTTGGGACCGCACATTAAACCTGGAAGCCAGAGCTGTAAACGGCGGCGGAACGATGGACCAGAAATACACCGGAATTTATTTGCAGGATGAACTCGGTTTCATTGATAACAAAATCAGGCTGACGCTGGCCGGACGCTACACGCACGTGAGCCAGTCGGCCTGGGGTGGTTCTCCTGACAAAGCGAGCCATTTCACGCCACGGGTTGGGTTGAGTATTTCTGTTGACAAAAACACATCTGTATATGCATTATATGATGAAGCATTTTTGCCGCAATCGGGAAAATTACGGGGCGGCGGAACCGCAAAGCCCATAACCGGAAGCAACCGTGAACTTGGCGTTAAAAGAGATTGGGCAGATGGCCGCTGGAATACAACCATTTCGGTTTATCGCATTGTAAAAAATAATGAGATAACAGCAGATCCGTTGAGCGGGCCTACTTCGGGTTTAAGTGTTGTTTTAGGACAAAAAAGGGCACATGGCGTGGAGTTTGACATCCGCGGAACCATTGCCAAAGGACTTAACCTGACCGCAAACTACGCTTATACCAATTCGGAAGTGACGAAAGTGACGGAAGGTGTCCAGTCCATCCAGGTAGGCGATGTTATCCCTGGTTTTGCCAAACACACTGTTAATAGCTGGATTAGCTACAAAATTCAGCAAGGTGCACTGAAAGGCGCCGGGCTTTCGGGTGGCTTCACCTATTTACTGGACCGTGCCACGTCTAATTGGAGCGCGACGAATAGCAAGGTTAACCTGCCTAATTACTTCAAGCTTGACGGAGGCTTATTCTGGGAAAAAGATAAGATAAGGCTTACATTGAATGTGTTCAATGTCCTGGATGAATATCTTTATAGCGGAGGTTATTATGATAGTTTGAGCGCATACTACACGCAATCAGAAGCGCCAAGAAACTATCGATTGGGATTAGCTTATAAGTTCTAA
- a CDS encoding gluconokinase, whose product MPYIIGCDIGTTNVKCVAFDSVSGDILASHSESYEMYHPQSDWSEQDPDEIYDAACKTIKAVVKACRGRHKLVGVSFSAAMHGVLALDKDGKQLTQLIIWADNRSSDIALKLRTSSVGKKIYYNNGTPVHAMTPVCKLLWLRQHEPGIYKRTSHFVGIKEYIIYRITGKFVVDYSVASATGMFNIRELQWDAYTLKKLGLKADKLSMAVSPYHIENAPAKNDAGLPEGTALIMGASDGCLANLGSGAVRTGSMAVTIGTSAAVRVSFDKPYSDPLMQTFCYVLDETTFIIGGPSNNGAVIFEWLMNTFFPKEEYDTVFNEASKIDPGSDGLLFYPYLLGERAPLWSSTVRGGFTGLDIQHTRAHFARAVMEGILLNLFGVGKILMEMQKVNTIYANGGFARSPIWVQMLADVFGKKVKLNETVETGAVGAAMMGLKALGIYEHYADMKAFTTVGQEFDAVSKVHKSYDALSDKFKKGSRLMLAHAV is encoded by the coding sequence ATGCCCTACATTATCGGTTGTGATATTGGCACGACAAATGTGAAATGTGTTGCTTTTGATTCTGTTTCAGGTGATATACTTGCCTCACATAGCGAAAGTTACGAAATGTATCATCCTCAGTCCGATTGGAGTGAGCAGGACCCTGATGAGATTTACGACGCCGCCTGTAAAACTATAAAAGCAGTAGTGAAGGCTTGTAGAGGAAGGCATAAGTTGGTAGGCGTCAGCTTCAGCGCTGCTATGCATGGCGTGCTGGCGCTCGATAAGGACGGAAAACAACTCACGCAACTCATTATTTGGGCAGATAACCGAAGTTCCGACATTGCGCTCAAGCTGCGGACTTCAAGTGTGGGGAAGAAAATCTATTATAACAACGGAACGCCGGTTCACGCCATGACGCCGGTATGTAAACTGCTCTGGCTGAGGCAGCATGAGCCCGGAATTTACAAGAGAACAAGCCATTTTGTTGGCATAAAAGAATACATTATTTATCGGATCACGGGCAAATTTGTGGTGGATTATTCGGTGGCGTCAGCCACGGGAATGTTCAATATCCGGGAGTTGCAATGGGATGCATATACGCTGAAAAAGCTGGGTTTGAAAGCGGACAAATTGTCTATGGCCGTATCTCCCTACCACATTGAAAATGCACCAGCCAAAAATGACGCAGGCTTGCCCGAAGGGACCGCATTGATCATGGGCGCAAGCGATGGATGCCTGGCCAATCTGGGCAGCGGCGCGGTCCGGACAGGCTCCATGGCTGTAACAATCGGCACCAGCGCCGCGGTCCGCGTTTCCTTTGATAAGCCTTATTCCGACCCGCTTATGCAGACTTTTTGCTATGTGCTGGACGAAACCACATTTATTATCGGGGGCCCTTCAAACAATGGTGCAGTGATTTTTGAATGGTTAATGAACACTTTTTTCCCAAAAGAGGAATATGACACTGTTTTTAACGAAGCTTCGAAAATAGATCCGGGATCTGACGGACTTCTTTTCTATCCTTATCTTCTGGGTGAGCGGGCGCCGCTGTGGAGTTCTACCGTTCGTGGCGGGTTCACAGGACTGGATATCCAGCATACGCGGGCGCATTTTGCGAGAGCGGTGATGGAGGGGATACTATTGAATTTATTTGGTGTTGGGAAAATTCTGATGGAAATGCAGAAGGTCAATACGATTTATGCCAACGGCGGTTTCGCGCGCAGCCCGATCTGGGTCCAAATGCTTGCTGATGTTTTTGGAAAAAAGGTAAAATTGAATGAAACGGTCGAAACGGGTGCGGTAGGAGCTGCAATGATGGGATTGAAGGCACTCGGTATTTACGAACATTACGCTGATATGAAGGCCTTCACGACTGTTGGGCAGGAATTTGACGCAGTATCCAAAGTGCATAAATCCTACGATGCGTTGAGTGATAAATTTAAAAAAGGGTCGCGCCTGATGCTTGCGCATGCGGTCTGA
- a CDS encoding metallophosphoesterase family protein, with protein MPESAEERTKKYLDLGHSEAENHAKTQLELYEKHVKDTSSVTNVVSNFFKTNLLGFAWHYLKSRFGPRHPYQAYPRNGDTGIYSLQSSIPSRDKITIALLSDWASDTAESDAVAHLVARYAPDYTIHMGDIYFVGAPKEVEANFTAPHASWYYGASGSLALSGNHEMYSNGNAFFQHLLPAMYIQDGEMKKSQQAGFFCLENAHWRIIGIDTGYTSVGRPFIEILSPPDCHLKKEQVAWLRDVVQLGNPDDKRGIVFLSHHPYISSFREDYAKPGEQIRELMGQVNRPVIWIWGHDHRLVVYNFGTNGKGPQAYGRCIGHGGLPVETAMPAAKDLDKIGYYDRRVRKVIKRHSLGYNGFARLLLKDDVLTAEYRDLEDQCVFEESWTVNTTNGQLEWKILQSMPELAVR; from the coding sequence ATGCCCGAGTCAGCAGAAGAAAGAACCAAAAAATACCTGGACCTAGGCCACAGTGAAGCCGAGAATCATGCAAAAACCCAACTGGAACTCTATGAAAAGCATGTCAAGGATACTTCAAGCGTTACCAATGTAGTCTCTAACTTTTTTAAGACCAATCTGTTAGGATTTGCATGGCACTATTTAAAAAGTCGTTTTGGACCGCGGCATCCTTACCAGGCTTATCCGAGGAATGGCGACACGGGCATCTATTCATTACAGTCGTCCATTCCATCCAGAGACAAAATCACCATTGCATTGCTCTCTGACTGGGCGAGTGACACGGCCGAATCCGATGCTGTTGCGCATTTGGTTGCCCGCTACGCACCTGATTACACAATCCACATGGGCGACATTTATTTCGTAGGTGCGCCAAAAGAGGTGGAAGCAAACTTTACAGCACCTCATGCATCCTGGTATTATGGCGCTTCCGGCAGTCTCGCATTGTCGGGCAACCATGAAATGTACTCTAATGGAAATGCTTTCTTTCAGCATTTGCTGCCTGCAATGTATATTCAGGATGGTGAAATGAAAAAGTCACAACAAGCCGGTTTTTTCTGTCTTGAAAATGCACATTGGCGCATTATCGGGATTGATACGGGTTATACTTCGGTCGGCAGGCCATTTATAGAGATCCTTTCACCGCCCGACTGCCATTTGAAAAAAGAACAGGTTGCCTGGCTCCGGGATGTTGTGCAGCTGGGAAATCCTGATGACAAGCGCGGGATCGTCTTTCTAAGCCATCATCCCTATATATCATCATTTAGAGAAGATTATGCCAAGCCAGGCGAGCAAATCCGCGAACTGATGGGCCAGGTTAACCGTCCTGTAATCTGGATCTGGGGGCACGATCACAGGCTGGTTGTTTATAATTTTGGAACGAACGGAAAAGGGCCGCAAGCTTACGGGCGCTGCATTGGCCATGGTGGATTACCCGTCGAAACGGCAATGCCGGCAGCAAAAGATCTTGACAAGATCGGTTATTATGATCGCCGGGTACGCAAGGTAATTAAGCGACACTCGCTGGGTTACAATGGTTTCGCAAGATTATTGTTGAAAGACGATGTGTTAACCGCAGAATATCGGGATTTGGAAGATCAGTGTGTTTTTGAGGAATCCTGGACCGTGAATACGACAAACGGCCAACTGGAATGGAAGATATTACAGTCCATGCCCGAATTGGCCGTTCGTTAA
- a CDS encoding DinB family protein translates to MKKLAITLMLFFAASAAFAQSTIIAKQVADWERAKKYTQAYLDAMPDDGYALKPTPEIRSFAGQMDHIADANFAFVSAASGKKSPFEGSAEKMTDQSKAAVSKAVMDSYDFVINTLKGMTEADLAKDVKVFGMDMKAGAAFEKAFEHQTHHRGQSTVYIRMKGATPPNEMLF, encoded by the coding sequence ATGAAAAAACTGGCTATTACACTCATGTTATTTTTCGCTGCAAGCGCTGCGTTTGCACAGTCAACGATTATTGCAAAACAAGTTGCTGACTGGGAAAGAGCTAAAAAATACACGCAGGCATATCTGGATGCCATGCCGGATGATGGTTATGCTTTGAAACCGACGCCTGAAATTCGTTCTTTTGCCGGACAGATGGACCATATTGCAGATGCCAATTTCGCGTTCGTTTCCGCTGCGTCCGGCAAGAAAAGTCCGTTTGAAGGTTCGGCAGAAAAAATGACTGATCAATCCAAAGCTGCTGTTTCCAAGGCGGTTATGGATAGCTACGATTTTGTAATCAATACATTAAAAGGCATGACGGAGGCTGATCTTGCAAAAGACGTGAAAGTGTTCGGCATGGATATGAAGGCGGGCGCTGCATTTGAAAAAGCTTTCGAGCATCAGACGCACCACCGTGGACAATCAACCGTTTACATTCGCATGAAAGGCGCGACGCCTCCAAATGAGATGTTGTTCTAG
- a CDS encoding glycosyltransferase family 2 protein, translated as MIKVSVCVVTYNHEKFVAQMLDSILMQQTTFPFEIVVGDDCSKDNTAAILKAYQQKFPDKIRLLLHPKNMGLNGKFNALATFAAAKGEYIAQFDGDDYLISPHKLQKQVEMLDANPHYSACYHNARVIFDDNAAPPYLVNTLSKPEITVDDLVGEDELCFIATSSLMFRREDFAKHPDPEWTNLSTSGDIPRNIMFATRGPIGYIDEVMSVYRKNRGGASFADNHYGADFLFNRIQLYSNINKELDYKYDDKLKKNIATYYYKLLFSKEYGNTYWPRLKYAVKYLATGDPSPEKKKEVIRDFVLPPAVMKLYSFFALNLYNIKSKAKA; from the coding sequence ATGATAAAAGTGAGTGTGTGTGTTGTCACTTACAACCACGAAAAGTTTGTAGCGCAGATGCTGGACTCGATTTTAATGCAGCAGACTACATTTCCTTTTGAAATTGTTGTAGGGGACGATTGCTCTAAGGATAATACAGCGGCTATTTTGAAAGCTTACCAGCAAAAGTTTCCCGATAAGATCAGGCTTTTGCTTCATCCGAAAAACATGGGGCTCAATGGAAAATTCAATGCACTTGCCACGTTTGCAGCCGCCAAAGGTGAATATATAGCTCAGTTCGACGGAGATGATTACCTGATTTCTCCGCACAAGCTGCAAAAACAAGTTGAAATGCTGGACGCAAATCCGCATTATTCAGCTTGTTACCACAATGCACGCGTGATTTTTGATGATAACGCCGCGCCGCCTTATCTGGTTAATACGCTTTCAAAGCCGGAAATCACGGTGGATGACCTGGTAGGAGAGGACGAACTTTGTTTTATCGCCACATCAAGTTTGATGTTTCGCAGAGAAGATTTTGCCAAACATCCTGATCCTGAATGGACTAACCTGTCGACAAGTGGAGATATCCCAAGAAATATCATGTTCGCAACCCGCGGCCCGATTGGCTATATTGACGAAGTAATGTCAGTTTACAGAAAAAACAGGGGCGGGGCAAGCTTTGCGGACAACCATTACGGCGCCGATTTCCTTTTTAATCGTATTCAGCTTTATTCCAACATTAACAAGGAGCTGGACTATAAATACGATGATAAACTAAAAAAGAACATTGCCACTTACTATTACAAGCTGCTGTTTTCGAAGGAATATGGGAATACTTATTGGCCAAGACTGAAGTATGCGGTGAAATATCTTGCAACTGGGGATCCTTCGCCGGAGAAAAAAAAGGAGGTTATCCGCGACTTCGTGCTGCCGCCCGCAGTTATGAAACTGTACAGCTTCTTTGCATTGAACCTCTATAACATCAAGTCAAAGGCAAAGGCATAA
- the pgeF gene encoding peptidoglycan editing factor PgeF: MSSIATSAVKPLFRSPEIFSGFRSLIAAESTRHGGVSESPYQSLNLGGSQDDPDNVLENNLRFFNALNVSFETVAKSHQVHEDKILNVQNPGRFEGYDALITNKANIQLAVTVADCTPVLIFDPVTRSIAAIHAGWRGTVKRIVGKTVSMLQTEFGIDPKDCVAYVGTCIDECSFEVGEDVSDHFEGRFKRFDMEKNKYFVDLKAANRDQLISAGLFPDNIQVSKYSTVLNNDDYFSYRFEKGFTGRMLVTIGMLG; this comes from the coding sequence ATGTCTTCAATAGCAACCAGCGCGGTAAAGCCGCTTTTCAGAAGTCCTGAAATATTTTCCGGATTTAGAAGCCTCATCGCGGCGGAAAGCACGCGGCACGGAGGCGTTAGCGAAAGTCCATATCAATCACTGAATCTGGGTGGCTCGCAGGACGATCCCGACAATGTTCTAGAAAACAATTTGCGGTTTTTCAATGCATTAAATGTTTCTTTTGAAACAGTTGCCAAGTCACATCAGGTGCATGAGGATAAAATCCTAAATGTTCAAAATCCCGGTCGATTTGAAGGTTATGACGCGCTGATCACAAATAAGGCTAACATTCAATTGGCAGTAACCGTTGCAGATTGCACGCCTGTTCTGATTTTCGATCCAGTTACCAGGAGCATTGCTGCTATTCACGCTGGCTGGCGGGGAACGGTCAAACGCATTGTCGGCAAAACTGTTTCAATGCTTCAAACAGAGTTCGGCATCGACCCTAAGGACTGCGTCGCTTACGTTGGAACCTGCATTGACGAATGTTCTTTCGAAGTTGGCGAAGATGTTTCAGACCATTTTGAAGGAAGATTCAAGCGGTTCGACATGGAAAAGAATAAATATTTCGTGGACTTGAAAGCAGCTAACCGGGACCAGTTAATTTCCGCAGGCTTGTTCCCGGATAACATTCAGGTTTCTAAGTATTCCACGGTCCTGAATAATGACGATTATTTTTCTTACCGCTTCGAAAAGGGTTTCACAGGCAGGATGCTGGTCACAATCGGAATGCTTGGCTAA
- a CDS encoding histone H1/H5 family protein, HCT subfamily, with translation MKSATKKLTTEIAETLSGKIAAVSAGSKKIKKSIEKAAAKLAKKVAKFEKETEKKKAKDAKNAEKKLKTKDKGKKEGKKEKAAKVAALVAAASSKATVAAPAKPVPAKTVSAKPAARSTSRSAAKPAGVAEQTVVETPAQ, from the coding sequence ATGAAATCTGCCACAAAAAAATTAACGACCGAAATTGCAGAAACGCTTTCCGGCAAAATCGCTGCAGTTTCTGCAGGTTCCAAGAAAATAAAAAAGTCCATTGAAAAAGCAGCTGCCAAACTGGCTAAAAAGGTAGCTAAATTTGAAAAGGAGACAGAGAAAAAGAAGGCAAAAGATGCTAAAAACGCTGAAAAAAAGCTAAAAACAAAGGATAAGGGTAAAAAAGAGGGCAAAAAGGAAAAAGCTGCGAAGGTTGCCGCGTTGGTTGCTGCCGCATCATCCAAAGCCACCGTCGCTGCTCCTGCGAAACCCGTTCCTGCAAAGACAGTAAGTGCTAAGCCAGCGGCTCGCAGCACATCCCGTTCGGCGGCAAAGCCTGCCGGAGTTGCTGAGCAAACAGTGGTTGAAACGCCAGCGCAATAA
- a CDS encoding RNA methyltransferase, producing the protein MRKLRVEEMGRLTVEEFKEAKKFPFVVVLDNIRSLANVGSFFRTADAFRAEKIILCGYTQSPPHREITRSAIGAELSVAWEKNESAVDAVMQLKADGYEVWCVEQAEGSVMLQDFAPNDKKPCAFVFGNEVEGVADDVIAAADGCLEIPQFGTKHSFNVSVSAGIVFWEFVRKKIT; encoded by the coding sequence ATGCGCAAATTGCGGGTTGAAGAAATGGGCCGGTTGACGGTGGAGGAATTTAAGGAGGCGAAAAAATTTCCTTTTGTTGTTGTTCTGGATAATATTCGAAGCTTAGCCAATGTCGGGTCTTTCTTTCGCACTGCGGATGCCTTCCGTGCTGAGAAAATTATTCTATGTGGTTATACGCAAAGCCCGCCGCACAGGGAAATCACCCGAAGTGCGATCGGTGCAGAATTGTCCGTTGCCTGGGAGAAAAATGAAAGCGCCGTAGATGCGGTCATGCAGTTGAAAGCGGATGGATATGAAGTTTGGTGTGTGGAACAAGCGGAGGGAAGCGTAATGCTGCAGGATTTTGCTCCGAATGATAAAAAACCCTGCGCATTTGTATTCGGAAATGAGGTCGAAGGTGTTGCTGATGATGTAATTGCCGCAGCGGACGGTTGTCTGGAAATCCCTCAATTCGGGACCAAACACTCTTTTAATGTGTCCGTATCTGCTGGAATCGTGTTTTGGGAATTTGTAAGGAAAAAAATAACATAA